The Candidatus Dormiibacterota bacterium genome contains a region encoding:
- the whiA gene encoding DNA-binding protein WhiA, whose protein sequence is MNEALGPDTKDALARELPQAAHCRRALLLALAYYGRDARGEAFVTHRNAVARLFWSLLEDRKGQAVAATATRALRGLPRFSIPLPQALPAQPPRPAHRCDRLAELRAAFLVFGVVATGARGYHLEFAPPDPARAQRLSSLLRALGASPHRSRRRGRDVFYFKDFQTIADLLARIGAHGAVLALEDVRALRETKNRIHRLVNTEAANLERAARAAAAQRQTIEYVARVHGLRRLSRPLREIASLRLRFPGESLAELGRRCDPAIGKTTASTRLGAIARLAARLRSPQQGQPGGGR, encoded by the coding sequence GTGAACGAGGCACTCGGCCCCGACACGAAGGATGCGCTCGCGCGGGAGCTGCCGCAGGCCGCGCACTGCCGCCGCGCGCTGCTCCTCGCGCTCGCCTATTACGGCCGCGACGCGCGCGGTGAGGCGTTCGTGACGCATCGCAACGCGGTTGCGCGGCTCTTTTGGTCGTTGCTCGAAGATCGCAAAGGGCAGGCCGTCGCGGCAACGGCGACGCGCGCGCTGCGGGGGCTGCCGCGCTTCTCCATTCCGCTCCCGCAGGCGTTGCCGGCGCAACCGCCTCGCCCCGCGCACCGCTGCGACCGCCTCGCCGAGCTGCGCGCGGCGTTTCTCGTCTTCGGCGTCGTTGCGACGGGCGCGCGCGGTTACCACTTGGAGTTCGCACCGCCGGACCCGGCCCGCGCGCAGCGCCTCTCCTCGCTGCTGCGCGCGCTCGGCGCGAGCCCGCACAGGAGCCGCCGGCGAGGGCGCGACGTGTTCTACTTCAAAGACTTTCAGACGATCGCCGACCTGCTCGCACGCATCGGCGCGCACGGCGCGGTCCTCGCGCTAGAAGACGTGCGCGCGCTGCGCGAGACGAAGAATCGCATTCATCGCCTCGTCAACACGGAGGCGGCGAATCTCGAGCGTGCCGCACGTGCGGCGGCAGCGCAACGCCAAACGATCGAGTACGTGGCGCGCGTCCACGGACTTCGCCGGCTCTCGCGGCCGCTACGCGAGATCGCATCGCTGCGGCTGCGTTTTCCCGGCGAATCGCTGGCGGAGCTCGGTCGGCGCTGCGATCCGGCGATCGGAAAAACGACCGCATCCACGCGCCTCGGTGCGATTGCGCGGCTGGCCGCTCGATTGCGCTCCCCCCAGCAGGGGCAGCCCGGCGGCGGCCGGTAA
- a CDS encoding hotdog domain-containing protein encodes MIRVRMSAADAHYGGNLVDGARILALFGDVATELLIRKDGDEGLFAGYDSVEFLAPVRAGDYIEATGRIVSVGNRSRRMEFEAHKIVEAQPEIAASAARALAEPVLVCRASGTCVSPKK; translated from the coding sequence ATGATCCGCGTGCGCATGAGCGCCGCGGACGCGCATTACGGCGGCAATCTCGTCGACGGCGCGCGCATTCTCGCGCTGTTCGGCGACGTCGCGACGGAGCTCTTGATCCGCAAGGACGGCGACGAGGGCCTCTTCGCCGGCTACGACTCGGTCGAGTTCCTCGCACCCGTTCGCGCCGGCGACTACATCGAAGCGACGGGCCGCATCGTCTCCGTCGGCAACCGGTCGCGCCGCATGGAGTTCGAGGCGCACAAGATCGTGGAAGCACAGCCGGAGATCGCTGCGAGCGCGGCGCGCGCGCTTGCCGAGCCGGTGCTCGTCTGCCGCGCCTCCGGCACCTGCGTGTCGCCGAAAAAATAG
- a CDS encoding lipase family protein: MLIQLLMAALMLGPPGDAFYTPPSPLPSPQSGRVIWVRQFTGGPALRSAAVNYRLLYETVGANGTFVAVSGMLAIPHGTPPPQGWPIISWAHGTTGNGPQCAPSRFPSNDLEQRAMDAFVRRGYAVAQTDYEANGTSGIHPYFVATPLARDLTDIIRAAREIDPHIGKKWIVMGHSEGGTAALDTAGFGQRWAPELDLVGAVAYAPATRLEGAVQDALDDDQPSGVFAMLGLMIVGFSASDPRIVLDQILTPQALRLVPELQDECIDELMSDSGWSRIVPSTIFRPQADAEIEDLYGDVEANTDPENLSIPVPVLLLQGGSDPLIGGGVTNTIRDVLCRDGTPTEFKAYPSATHGTILLQTDADAAAWVAARFAGTPPHGCS; the protein is encoded by the coding sequence GTGCTGATCCAGCTGCTGATGGCGGCCTTGATGCTCGGACCGCCCGGCGACGCTTTCTACACGCCGCCGAGTCCGCTGCCTTCGCCGCAGAGCGGGCGCGTAATTTGGGTGCGGCAGTTCACCGGCGGGCCTGCCTTGCGCTCGGCGGCGGTGAACTACCGGCTCTTGTATGAGACGGTAGGGGCAAACGGCACGTTCGTCGCGGTCTCGGGCATGCTCGCGATTCCACACGGCACGCCGCCGCCGCAGGGATGGCCGATCATCAGCTGGGCGCACGGAACGACAGGAAACGGGCCGCAGTGCGCACCCTCACGTTTTCCGTCGAACGATCTCGAGCAGCGCGCGATGGACGCCTTCGTGCGCCGCGGTTACGCGGTGGCACAAACGGACTACGAGGCAAACGGCACCTCCGGAATCCATCCATACTTCGTTGCAACGCCGCTCGCGCGCGATCTCACCGACATCATTCGCGCGGCACGTGAGATCGATCCGCACATCGGCAAGAAGTGGATCGTCATGGGACACTCCGAGGGTGGAACGGCGGCGCTCGATACGGCCGGCTTCGGCCAGCGTTGGGCGCCGGAGCTCGATCTCGTCGGTGCGGTCGCTTACGCTCCCGCAACGCGTCTGGAGGGAGCGGTGCAAGACGCGCTCGACGACGATCAGCCCAGCGGTGTCTTCGCCATGTTGGGACTGATGATCGTAGGCTTCTCCGCGTCCGATCCGCGCATCGTCTTGGATCAGATACTCACGCCGCAGGCGCTGCGTCTCGTGCCCGAGCTGCAAGACGAGTGTATCGACGAGCTGATGAGCGACTCAGGTTGGAGCCGCATCGTCCCGAGTACGATCTTTCGGCCGCAGGCCGACGCGGAGATCGAGGATCTGTACGGAGACGTCGAAGCGAACACCGATCCGGAGAACCTCTCGATACCGGTACCCGTGCTGCTCCTGCAGGGTGGCTCCGACCCGCTTATCGGAGGGGGCGTCACCAATACCATTCGTGATGTGCTCTGCCGCGACGGCACGCCGACGGAGTTCAAAGCCTATCCGAGCGCGACGCACGGGACGATCTTGCTGCAGACCGATGCGGATGCGGCGGCGTGGGTCGCGGCGCGCTTTGCGGGCACGCCGCCACACGGGTGCTCGTAG
- a CDS encoding MATE family efflux transporter, with the protein MAQSQPARRPGVNIFDTSRPLWTLFLVFLIPLILSNLLQTASQTLGSVFLGRMIGTDALAAVSAVFPVIFLLFSFLIGIASGSTVLIGQAFGARDEHRVKKIAGTVLGATLAFGIIVAIVGTWASPTLLQLLGTPSNIIAQSDAYARVAFLTSPIIFPYLAYTTFLRGTGDSTTPFYFLILSTLLGVLFTPAFIAGWMGLPKLGVVSVAVAGLLSQGISFAAFLIRLHVTNHPLRFDRETARDMLMDPRILWAVLKIGIPTGIQVIMVSLAEIAVISFVNHFGSSATAAYGAVNQVVSYVQFPAMSIGITASIFGAQCIGARREDMLGGVVRTAVGLNYAIGGVLIALCYVFAWQIIGWFIVDPHTLTIAHALLMITLWSYLLFGNSAVMSGVMRSSGAVLWPTINGIVAIWGVEVPVAYVLMHVYGLDGVWMGYPVSFVAVVLLQYAYYTFFWKKRTHERLV; encoded by the coding sequence ATGGCGCAGTCCCAGCCCGCGCGGCGGCCTGGCGTCAACATTTTCGACACGTCGCGTCCGCTGTGGACGCTTTTTTTGGTATTTCTCATCCCGCTCATCCTGAGCAACTTGCTGCAAACCGCATCGCAGACGCTCGGGAGCGTCTTTCTCGGGCGGATGATCGGTACCGACGCTCTCGCTGCGGTCTCGGCGGTCTTTCCCGTCATCTTCCTGCTCTTCTCGTTTCTCATCGGCATCGCGAGCGGCAGCACGGTGCTCATCGGTCAAGCCTTCGGCGCGCGCGACGAGCACCGCGTCAAGAAGATTGCTGGGACCGTGCTCGGCGCGACGCTCGCGTTCGGCATCATCGTCGCGATCGTCGGCACGTGGGCCTCGCCCACGCTCCTGCAGTTGCTCGGCACGCCCTCCAACATCATCGCTCAATCCGATGCGTATGCGCGCGTCGCGTTCTTGACCTCGCCGATCATCTTCCCGTATCTCGCGTACACGACGTTCCTGCGCGGCACCGGCGACTCGACGACGCCGTTTTATTTTCTCATCCTCAGCACGCTGCTCGGCGTGCTCTTCACGCCCGCGTTCATCGCAGGCTGGATGGGGCTGCCGAAGCTGGGCGTGGTGAGCGTTGCCGTCGCGGGTCTATTGAGCCAAGGGATCTCGTTCGCGGCATTCCTCATCCGCCTGCACGTAACGAACCACCCCTTGCGGTTCGATCGCGAAACCGCACGCGACATGCTCATGGATCCGCGCATCCTCTGGGCGGTGCTCAAGATCGGGATCCCGACGGGCATCCAAGTCATCATGGTTTCGCTCGCCGAGATCGCGGTGATTTCTTTCGTGAACCACTTCGGGTCGAGCGCGACCGCCGCATACGGCGCGGTCAATCAGGTGGTGTCATACGTGCAGTTTCCGGCGATGTCGATCGGCATCACGGCGTCGATCTTCGGAGCGCAGTGCATCGGCGCGCGCCGCGAGGACATGCTCGGCGGCGTCGTGCGGACGGCAGTCGGGCTCAATTACGCGATCGGCGGCGTCCTCATCGCGCTCTGCTACGTCTTCGCGTGGCAGATCATCGGCTGGTTCATCGTCGATCCCCACACGCTCACGATCGCGCACGCGTTATTGATGATTACGCTGTGGTCGTATCTGCTCTTCGGCAACAGCGCGGTAATGAGCGGCGTCATGCGCTCGAGCGGCGCGGTCCTTTGGCCGACCATCAACGGCATCGTTGCGATCTGGGGCGTCGAGGTGCCGGTGGCCTACGTGCTGATGCACGTCTACGGCCTCGACGGCGTGTGGATGGGCTATCCGGTGTCCTTCGTTGCTGTCGTGCTGCTGCAGTACGCGTACTACACGTTCTTCTGGAAGAAACGCACGCACGAAAGGCTCGTGTAA
- the mazG gene encoding nucleoside triphosphate pyrophosphohydrolase, translating to MLVRIVGLGPGDPRLLTLGSLDALRGAGRTIVLLAPRELVAYLTTSGITVDEGAVADEALLVRGSTDAIAAFCAQLESQRGDDVALGVLGNPLSDFPGLPPLLRALDARRIATEIVPGMPRATLSASIAMPLVPLPPQSAHYSWEDLVEIMARLRMGCPWDREQTHRTLIPYLIEEAYEVVDAIEQAPHEHAMEHLCEELGDLLLQIVFHAQLATETGAFTVADVVDSLANKMVHRHPHVFADAVIDDVDAQWRNWERLKAQEKTGRLRSSRLDGIPPQLGALQRGQRMQEKAARVGFDWRSVSGVLDKLVEELRELAEARRAAADDGHVREELGDVLFTIVNLARSLGVDAESAMRDANEKFHRRFAYLERRAAEQNKVLGDMTMDELEELWQEAKRTSAR from the coding sequence ATGCTCGTCAGGATCGTCGGACTCGGACCCGGTGACCCGCGACTGCTCACGCTCGGAAGCCTCGACGCGCTGCGCGGCGCCGGCCGCACGATCGTGCTGCTCGCTCCGCGCGAGCTCGTCGCCTATCTCACGACTTCAGGCATAACCGTCGACGAAGGCGCCGTCGCCGACGAAGCGCTCCTCGTTCGCGGAAGCACCGACGCCATCGCGGCCTTTTGCGCGCAGCTCGAATCGCAACGCGGCGACGACGTCGCGCTCGGCGTGCTCGGCAATCCGCTCTCGGACTTTCCCGGGCTGCCGCCGCTCCTGCGCGCGCTCGACGCGCGCCGCATCGCGACCGAGATCGTTCCCGGGATGCCGCGCGCGACGCTCTCCGCGTCGATTGCGATGCCGCTCGTCCCGCTGCCGCCGCAGTCGGCGCACTACTCGTGGGAAGACCTCGTCGAGATCATGGCGCGGTTGCGCATGGGGTGCCCGTGGGATCGCGAGCAGACGCACCGCACCTTGATTCCCTATCTCATCGAAGAGGCGTACGAAGTCGTCGACGCAATCGAGCAGGCGCCGCACGAGCACGCAATGGAGCACTTGTGCGAAGAGCTCGGCGACCTGCTGCTCCAGATCGTCTTTCACGCCCAGCTCGCCACCGAGACCGGCGCGTTCACCGTTGCGGACGTCGTGGATTCGCTCGCCAACAAGATGGTGCACCGCCACCCGCACGTCTTCGCCGATGCCGTGATCGACGACGTCGACGCGCAATGGCGCAACTGGGAGCGCCTCAAAGCGCAAGAGAAGACCGGGCGCCTGCGCAGCAGCCGCCTCGACGGCATCCCGCCGCAGCTCGGAGCGCTGCAGCGGGGCCAGCGCATGCAAGAGAAGGCCGCACGCGTCGGCTTCGACTGGCGCAGCGTCAGCGGCGTGCTCGACAAACTCGTCGAGGAGCTGCGAGAACTGGCCGAGGCGCGGCGCGCGGCAGCGGACGACGGGCACGTGCGCGAGGAGCTGGGCGATGTGCTCTTCACCATCGTGAACCTGGCGCGATCGCTCGGCGTCGACGCCGAGAGCGCGATGCGGGACGCCAACGAGAAGTTTCACCGGCGCTTCGCGTATCTGGAGAGGCGCGCCGCCGAGCAGAACAAGGTCCTTGGCGATATGACGATGGATGAGCTCGAGGAGTTATGGCAAGAGGCGAAGAGAACGAGCGCGCGATGA
- a CDS encoding S4 domain-containing protein, with protein MRLDKFLKVARLAKRRSEAHEALEHGRILKDGVALKPAYAVKPGDILEIRYATRCVTIRVREVPLRVTPAVRPAELYEQLEVRLE; from the coding sequence ATGCGGCTCGATAAATTCCTGAAGGTCGCCCGGCTCGCGAAGCGCCGCTCGGAGGCCCACGAGGCCCTCGAGCACGGGCGGATCCTAAAAGATGGCGTTGCGCTCAAGCCGGCCTATGCCGTGAAGCCCGGCGACATCCTCGAAATCCGCTACGCGACGCGCTGCGTGACGATTCGCGTGCGGGAGGTTCCGCTGCGCGTCACGCCCGCGGTGCGACCCGCGGAACTCTACGAGCAGCTCGAGGTGCGCCTCGAGTGA
- a CDS encoding PadR family transcriptional regulator, whose product MARADGWREDRFWRSTGYRGHAKRFRRGALKLVMLKLLSELPRHGYDLIRAFREQGWSAGAGSVYPLLAFLESSGYVTSRQEGDRRTYQVTEKGRTLLEDRAADVASFFEAVSQSREEPGDELQDALERLGSAVEQLAGHAKDETIARARDLLDRTRKEIYTLLAQE is encoded by the coding sequence ATGGCACGGGCCGATGGATGGCGCGAGGATCGCTTCTGGCGATCGACGGGGTACAGGGGGCACGCAAAGCGCTTTCGCCGCGGGGCGCTCAAACTCGTCATGCTGAAGCTGCTCTCGGAGCTTCCGAGGCACGGCTACGATCTGATTCGCGCATTTCGCGAGCAGGGTTGGAGTGCCGGCGCGGGGTCCGTTTATCCGCTGCTCGCGTTTCTCGAATCCTCGGGGTACGTGACGAGCCGCCAGGAGGGCGACCGCCGCACCTATCAGGTCACCGAAAAGGGGCGCACGCTGCTCGAAGACCGTGCCGCCGACGTCGCGTCGTTCTTCGAAGCGGTCTCGCAGAGCCGGGAGGAACCGGGCGATGAGTTGCAGGACGCGCTGGAGCGGCTCGGCAGCGCGGTGGAACAGCTCGCCGGACATGCAAAGGACGAGACGATCGCGCGCGCGCGCGATCTCCTCGATCGGACCCGCAAAGAAATCTACACGCTTCTCGCACAGGAGTAG
- the gap gene encoding type I glyceraldehyde-3-phosphate dehydrogenase has translation MRIGINGFGRIGRNFAKALFERRPLVEIAAVNDLTSAAECAHLFKYDSNYGTYGGDVRAEGDALLIDGRRIAVLAERDPGKLPWRDLGVDVVVESTGLFTDAAKARAHIDGGGARKVVISAPAKGEDITIVLGVNDGRYDPALHHIISNASCTTNCLATAVKPLVDHLGWVKGFMTTVHSYTNDQHILDAPHKDIRRARNAATNIIPTSTGAAKALFLTIPEVEGTFDGFALRVPTPTVSMIYLVAQVKKATTKDELNAILRRACQNELREYVLFCEEELVSSDFKRVPYSAIVDSKLTSANGDLVQIAAWYDNEWGYSCRLAELTAMILERLPREAHR, from the coding sequence ATGCGCATCGGAATCAACGGCTTCGGCCGCATCGGGCGGAACTTTGCAAAAGCGCTGTTCGAGCGGCGCCCGCTCGTCGAGATCGCGGCGGTCAACGATCTCACCAGTGCGGCAGAGTGCGCGCATCTCTTCAAGTACGACAGCAACTACGGAACGTACGGTGGCGACGTGCGCGCAGAGGGCGATGCGCTCCTCATCGACGGTCGCCGCATCGCCGTGCTCGCAGAGCGCGATCCCGGCAAGCTGCCGTGGCGCGATCTCGGCGTCGACGTCGTCGTCGAGTCGACCGGCCTCTTCACCGATGCCGCGAAGGCGCGCGCGCACATCGACGGTGGCGGCGCGCGCAAAGTCGTGATCTCCGCCCCCGCAAAAGGGGAGGACATCACGATCGTCCTCGGCGTCAACGACGGCCGCTACGATCCGGCGCTCCATCACATCATCTCGAACGCTTCCTGCACGACGAACTGCCTCGCCACGGCCGTCAAACCGCTCGTCGACCACCTCGGCTGGGTGAAGGGCTTCATGACGACCGTGCACTCCTACACGAACGACCAGCACATCCTCGACGCCCCGCACAAGGATATTCGGCGCGCACGCAACGCTGCGACGAACATCATCCCCACGTCGACCGGCGCTGCGAAAGCACTCTTCCTCACCATTCCGGAGGTGGAGGGAACGTTCGACGGTTTTGCGCTGCGCGTGCCCACGCCGACGGTGTCGATGATCTACCTCGTCGCGCAGGTCAAGAAGGCGACGACGAAGGACGAGCTCAACGCGATCCTGCGCCGTGCCTGCCAAAACGAACTGCGCGAGTACGTGCTCTTCTGCGAGGAGGAGCTGGTGTCGAGCGATTTCAAGCGCGTGCCGTACAGCGCGATCGTCGATTCCAAACTGACCAGCGCGAACGGCGATCTCGTGCAGATCGCCGCCTGGTACGACAACGAATGGGGCTATTCGTGCCGGCTCGCCGAGCTGACCGCGATGATCCTCGAGAGACTTCCTCGCGAAGCGCATCGCTGA
- a CDS encoding peptidylprolyl isomerase translates to MSKALRIVAGSVALLLGASLAACGGGSVVTVNGQSISRAQLDTKLEGSPIARSILQQMVQEALITQYAAQNHIAITDADIAAREDQLKANYPGDAWSQMLAARGLTEQDVHDALRIQLILDNALQRNITVTDAQIAQYFSHNHAAFDTPAQVCASHILVPDLATANKVEAALHAHGNFAALAQQYSIDPGSKAKGGSLGCFHRGQMVPAFDQAAFSLPIGQISQPVHSPFGYHIILVTSRQPAQRASLASARDRIKLALTQQQEAPLVQPFLESLQQKATITATDQRFAGLFPSPPPMPSVAPATAAPASPAPSPH, encoded by the coding sequence ATGTCCAAAGCTCTCCGCATCGTCGCGGGCTCGGTTGCGCTGCTGCTCGGCGCGTCGCTGGCAGCGTGCGGCGGCGGCTCCGTCGTCACCGTCAACGGCCAATCGATCAGCCGCGCGCAACTCGACACGAAGCTGGAAGGCAGCCCGATTGCGCGCAGCATTCTGCAGCAGATGGTGCAGGAAGCGCTCATCACCCAGTACGCCGCGCAGAACCACATCGCGATCACCGATGCCGACATCGCTGCGCGCGAAGACCAGCTGAAGGCGAACTATCCGGGCGACGCCTGGTCGCAGATGCTAGCGGCGCGTGGATTGACCGAGCAAGACGTTCACGACGCGCTGCGCATCCAGCTGATCCTGGACAACGCGCTGCAGCGCAACATCACCGTCACGGACGCGCAGATCGCGCAATACTTCAGCCATAACCACGCGGCGTTCGACACGCCCGCGCAGGTATGCGCGAGCCACATCCTCGTTCCGGACCTCGCGACGGCGAACAAGGTCGAAGCGGCGTTGCACGCGCACGGCAACTTCGCCGCGCTCGCGCAGCAATACTCGATCGATCCCGGTTCGAAAGCCAAGGGCGGTAGCCTCGGCTGCTTCCACCGCGGCCAAATGGTTCCGGCGTTCGATCAGGCGGCGTTCTCGCTGCCGATCGGGCAGATCAGCCAACCCGTTCACTCGCCCTTCGGGTATCACATCATCCTCGTGACGTCGCGCCAGCCGGCGCAACGCGCGTCGCTCGCATCGGCGCGCGATCGCATCAAGCTCGCGTTGACGCAGCAACAGGAAGCGCCGCTCGTGCAGCCTTTCCTCGAGAGCCTGCAACAGAAGGCGACGATCACGGCAACCGATCAGCGCTTCGCGGGGCTCTTCCCCTCGCCGCCGCCGATGCCGTCGGTGGCGCCGGCAACGGCAGCACCCGCATCGCCCGCACCCTCGCCGCACTAG